A window of the Citrus sinensis cultivar Valencia sweet orange chromosome 9, DVS_A1.0, whole genome shotgun sequence genome harbors these coding sequences:
- the LOC102611336 gene encoding receptor kinase-like protein Xa21: MERTHSLSMTTRSLVHCLLLSLAIAAAASNITTDQQSLLALKAHISYDPTNLFAKNWTSSTSVCSWIGITCGVNSHKVIVLNISGFNLQGTIPPQLGNLSSLETLDLSHNKLSGNIPSSIFNMHTLKLLDFRDNQLFGSLSSFIFNMSSMLGIDLSINRFSGELPANICKNLPNLKKLLLGRNMFHGKIPSTLSKCKQLEGLYLRFNNLSGAIPKEIGNLTKLKDIILNDNELRGEIPQEMGNLPYLVRLTLATNNLVGVVPFTIFNMSTLKKLSLLENTLWGSLPSRIDLSLPNVEFLNLGTNRFSGNIPSSITNASKLTVFQLRGNSFSGFIPNTIGNLRNLEFLNIADNYLTSSTPELSFLSSLTNCQKIRVLILAGNPLDGILPSSIGNLSISLERFQMFNCRISGKIPQVISNLSNLLLLDLGGNKLTGSIPVTFSRLLNLQGLGLAFNKLARSIPDEICHLAKLDKLILHGNKFSGAIPSCSGNLTSLRALYLGSNRFTSALPSTIWNLKDILFFDVSSNSLDGPLSLDIGNLKVVIELNLSRNNLSGDIPITIGGLKNLQKLFLANNRLEGPIPESFSGLSSLEILDLSKNKISGVIPTSLEKLLYLKKLNLSFNKLEGEIPRGGPFANLTAKSFLGNELLCGLPDLHNSPCKLNKPKTHHKSRKMMLLLVIALPLSTAALIIVVTLTLKWKLIRCWKSITGSSNDGINSPQAIRRFSYHELLQATDRFSKNNLLGIGSFGSVYVARLQDGMEVAVKVFHQRYERALKSFQDECEVMKRIRHRNLVKIISACSNDDFKALIMEYMPNGSLENRLYSGTCMLDIFQRLNIMIDVALALEYLHFGHSTPIIHCDLKPSNVLLDEDMVAHISDFSIAKFLNGQDQLSMQTQTLATIGYMAPEYGVQGRVSTRGDVYSYGIMLMETFTGKKPTDEIFIGELSLSRWVNDLLPISVMEVIDTNLLSGEERYFAAKEQSLLSILNLATECTIESPGKRINAREIVTGLLKIRDTLVKSVGMVRVQG; encoded by the exons ATGGAGCGAACTCACAGTCTGAGTATGACCACACGTTCATTAGTACACTGTTTGCTTCTTTCCTTAGCTATTGCAGCAGCAGCTAGCAACATTACAACGGACCAACAATCTCTTCTTGCCCTGAAAGCTCATATATCTTATGATCCAACCAATCTTTTTGCCAAGAATTGGACCTCCAGTACCTCTGTTTGTAGCTGGATTGGCATCACTTGTGGTGTCAATAGCCATAAAGTCATAGTCTTGAATATTTCTGGCTTCAATCTACAAGGCACCATCCCTCCTCAACTTGGAAACCTTTCTTCACTTGAAACACTTGATCTTAGTCATAATAAGCTTTCCGGTAACATTCCCTCCTCTATCTTCAACATGCATACACTCAAATTACTAGACTTCAGAGATAACCAGCTCTTTGGTTCTTTGTCTTCCTTCATCTTCAACATGTCTTCAATGTTAGGAATTGATTTGTCGATTAACAGATTTTCTGGGGAACTGCCAGCGAATATTTGCAAGAATCttcctaatttaaaaaaacttcttttggGTAGGAATATGTTTCATGGTAAAATTCCATCTACTTTATCAAAGTGCAAACAGCTGGAAGGGTTATATTTGAGGTTCAATAATTTGTCGGGAGCCATACCAAAAGAAATCGGCAACTTGACTAAACTTAAAGATATAATACTCAATGACAATGAACTCCGTG GTGAGATACCACAAGAAATGggtaatcttccatatctagtACGTTTGACGCTTGCTACTAACAACCTAGTTGGTGTTGTACCATTTACAATCTTCAACATGTCAACATTGAAAAAACTTTCCCTTTTAGAGAACACTCTGTGGGGAAGTCTTCCATCAAGAATAGACCTTTCACTTCCTAATGTTGAGTTTCTTAACCTAGGGACGAATAGATTTTCCGGAAACATTCCTAGTTCCATAACCAATGCTTCTAAGCTCACAGTTTTCCAGTTGCGAGGAAATTCATTTTCTGGCTTTATTCCGAACACAATTGGTAATTTAAGAAACCTTGAGTTTCTTAACATTGCTGATAATTACTTGACATCTTCAACTCCAGAATTAAGCTTTCTCTCCTCGTTGACAAATTGCCAGAAAATAAGAGTCTTGATCTTAGCAGGCAACCCACTTGATGGCATCCTTCCAAGTTCAATAGGTAATTTGTCCATCTCTTTGGAAAGATTTCAGATGTTCAATTGTCGTATAAGCGGCAAAATTCCACAAGTAATCAGTAATTTAAGCAACTTGTTGCTCTTAGATTTAGGAGGCAATAAATTGACTGGATCAATTCCAGTCACATTCAGCCGACTGCTGAATCTCCAAGGCTTAGGTCTTGCATTTAATAAACTGGCAAGATCAATCCCAGACGAGATTTGCCATCTAGCTAAGCTGGATAAATTGATCTTACATGGTAATAAGTTTTCAGGCGCTATCCCTTCATGTTCAGGAAATCTCACTTCACTAAGGGCTCTTTACTTAGGGTCGAATAGGTTTACCTCTGCCTTGCCCTCAACTATTTGGAACCTAAAAGACATCTTGTTTTTTGACGTTTCATCAAATTCTTTGGATGGTCCTCTTTCTTTAGACATAGGAAATTTGAAGGTTGTCATCGAACTAAATTTGTCAAGAAATAACTTATCAGGTGATATCCCAATCACAATTGGTGGTTTAAAAAATCTACAGAAGTTGTTCTTAGCAAATAATAGATTGGAAGGTCCAATCCCTGAATCTTTTAGTGGTTTGTCTAGTTTGGAGATTTTAgatttgtcaaaaaataaaatttctggGGTTATTCCTACATCCTTAGAAAAACTCTTATACCtcaaaaagttaaatctatCTTTTAACAAACTAGAAGGAGAGATTCCAAGAGGAGGACCTTTTGCAAACCTCACAGCTAAATCATTTTTGGGAAATGAGTTATTGTGTGGCTTGCCAGATTTGCACAACTCACCATGCAAACTTAACAAGCCCAAGACACATCATAAATCAAGGAAAATGATGCTTTTGCTAGTGATTGCTTTGCCATTGAGTACTGCTGCTCTAATTATTGTGGTCACTCTTACTCTCAAGTGGAAACTGATCAGATGTTGGAAAAGCATAACAGGATCATCAAATGATGGTATCAACTCACCACAGGCAATAAGAAGATTTTCATACCATGAACTTTTGCAAGCGACCGATAGATTTAGCAAAAACAACCTACTTGGCATAGGAAGTTTTGGCTCTGTTTATGTAGCAAGACTTCAGGATGGGATGGAGGTTGCTGTAAAGGTTTTTCACCAGCGATATGAAAGAGCATTGAAGAGTTTTCAGGATGAATGTGAAGTGATGAAAAGAATTCGTCATCGAAACCTTGTCAAAATCATCAGTGCTTGTTCGAATGATGATTTCAAAGCATTAATTATGGAATACATGCCCAATGGGAGCTTGGAGAATCGCTTGTATTCTGGCACTTGCATGTTGGATATTTTTCAGAGGTTAAATATAATGATAGATGTTGCATTAGCATTGGAATATCTCCATTTCGGTCATTCGACTCCTATAATTCACTGTGATTTGAAGCCCAGCAATGTATTGTTGGATGAAGACATGGTTGCTCATATAAGTGATTTTAGCATTGCAAAGTTCTTAAATGGGCAAGATCAATTATCGATGCAAACCCAAACCCTTGCTACAATAGGCTATATGGCACCAG AGTATGGTGTACAAGGCAGAGTATCTACAAGAGGTGATGTTTACAGCTATGGAATTATGTTAATGGAAACATTTACTGGGAAGAAACCGACGGATGAAATTTTTATCGGAGAATTGAGCTTAAGCCGTTGGGTTAATGATCTGTTACCAATTTCAGTCATGGAAGTTATTGATACAAATTTGCTAAGTGGAGAAGAAAGATATTTTGCTGCAAAGGAACAAAGTTTGTTATCTATCTTGAATTTGGCTACAGAATGTACAATAGAATCTCCCGGCAAGAGGATTAACGCTAGAGAAATAGTAACTGGACTGTTGAAAATTAGAGACACGTTGGTTAAAAGTGTTGGAATGGTAAGAGTGCAAGGTTAG